One Succinivibrio dextrinosolvens DNA window includes the following coding sequences:
- the pflA gene encoding pyruvate formate-lyase-activating protein has translation MVQGYIHSFETFGSVDGPGVRFVVFMQGCPLRCLYCHNPDTWKMKVGDCMDVDTVVTKALRYRSYWGKDGGVTVSGGEALSQIAFVTELFKKLKAEGVHTCLDTSAGPYRNSPEYIEIFDELMQYTDLVLLDLKHSNTVEHKKLTGIGNENIFACAKHLNELNKEVWIRHVLLPGITDSEDQLKNLRKIIDHLPNVKKVEVLPYHSLGVHKYESLGIEYKLKDVEPPSYESIQTACKILKAEKRD, from the coding sequence ATGGTTCAAGGCTATATCCATTCATTTGAAACATTCGGTTCTGTCGATGGCCCCGGAGTAAGATTTGTCGTTTTTATGCAGGGATGTCCTTTAAGATGTCTGTATTGCCACAATCCAGATACCTGGAAAATGAAAGTTGGTGACTGCATGGATGTTGACACTGTTGTTACAAAAGCATTGCGCTACAGAAGTTACTGGGGCAAGGATGGAGGTGTTACCGTAAGCGGTGGTGAAGCTCTATCCCAGATTGCTTTTGTTACTGAATTATTTAAGAAATTAAAAGCTGAAGGAGTTCATACCTGTCTTGATACTTCTGCTGGTCCTTATAGAAACTCTCCTGAATATATCGAAATTTTCGATGAGCTGATGCAATACACAGATCTGGTTCTTCTTGATCTTAAACACAGTAATACTGTTGAGCATAAGAAGCTTACAGGAATAGGAAATGAAAATATTTTTGCCTGTGCCAAGCATTTAAATGAACTGAATAAGGAAGTATGGATCAGACATGTTCTTCTTCCCGGTATTACAGATAGTGAAGATCAGCTTAAGAATCTAAGAAAGATTATTGATCATCTCCCAAATGTGAAGAAAGTTGAGGTTCTGCCATACCATTCTCTTGGTGTTCATAAGTATGAGAGTCTGGGAATTGAATATAAGTTAAAGGATGTCGAGCCTCCTTCATATGAATCAATTCAGACTGCCTGCAAGATTCTGAAGGCTGAAAAGAGAGATTAA